The following coding sequences are from one Osmia bicornis bicornis chromosome 2, iOsmBic2.1, whole genome shotgun sequence window:
- the LOC114880400 gene encoding uncharacterized protein LOC114880400 codes for MSSLTVVHDSRLMLLELMVQNLYMPWKDILDATLMKKTVIMFRMLDNEWTTLMPNRRDYRSYRGSNYQNERFYGGRSVVFALPESTLEKNVSGVDLQLYVSKEVSKYFELERRQNFGFTLVKMDGLLNGIIKDLRERNELEGYFSSALEREPISR; via the exons ATGTCCTCGTTGACGGTGGTTCACGATTCGCGGTTGATGTTGTTGGAATTAATGGTGCAAAAT TTATACATGCCATGGAAGGATATACTGGACGCGACTCTAATGAAGAAGACGGTGATAATGTTTCGAATGTTGGACAACGAATGGACAACGTTAATGCCAAACCGACGCGACTATCGCTCTTATCGTGGCTCGAATTATCAAAACGAACGTTTCTACGGCGGTAGATCGGTGGTGTTCGCCTTACCGGAAAGCACACTCGAAAAGAACGTGTCCGGTGTAGATTTGCAGCTGTACGTATCCAAGGAGGTATCCAAGTATTTCGAATTAGAACGACGTCAGAACTTTGGATTCACCCTCGTCAAGATGGACGGTCTGCTTAACGGTATTATAAAGGACCTCCGTGAACGGAACGAGCTGGAAGGTTATTTTTCCAGTGCTCTCGAGCGAGAACCTATATCAAGGTGA